A window of the Coprobacter fastidiosus genome harbors these coding sequences:
- a CDS encoding C69 family dipeptidase: protein MKKFILLCTFCWGMLVPGARACTSFLAGRNATIDGSTFITYAADSHTLYGALKFIPAARHPKNSTMEIREWDTNKLLGHIPQVEYTYKVVGNMNEHQLSITESTWGGRPELVDTTGIIDYGSLMYIALQRAKTAREAITVMTDLVNEYGYYSSGESFSIADPEEVWIMEMIGKGPQNQGAVWVAVRIPDDCIAAHANQSRIHKFPLDDKENCLYSPDVISFAREQGYFNGLNKDFSFADAYAPADFGALRGCEARVWSFYNRFNSSMGKYLSYLNGKSKEYLPLYIKPDKKLSVQDMKDAMRDHFEGTPFDMTQDVGAGPFKCPYRFRPMTFKVDSVEYTNERAVATQQTAFTLVAQMRSWLPNAIGGVLWFGVDDTNTCVYVPLYACLNEVPECYSELNGSMYDLSWTSAFWIHNWVANMAYSRYDQMIEDIRPVQKDIETTFNVQQPVIEKVANDLYRNDPVAAIRFLNAYSVAQAQQTTVQWKKLGEFLLVKYLDGNRKKEKGGHFLENGYGLPADPDFPGYSEEYYRAVAKDAGDRLKVAF from the coding sequence ATGAAAAAATTTATCTTATTATGCACATTTTGTTGGGGAATGCTTGTTCCCGGAGCACGAGCATGTACAAGTTTTTTGGCTGGTAGGAATGCCACAATAGATGGCTCTACATTTATAACATACGCGGCCGATTCCCATACATTGTATGGAGCTTTAAAATTTATTCCGGCAGCAAGACATCCTAAAAACAGCACTATGGAAATCAGAGAGTGGGATACGAATAAATTATTAGGACATATTCCTCAAGTCGAATATACATATAAAGTGGTCGGTAATATGAATGAACATCAATTGTCTATAACCGAATCTACATGGGGAGGGCGTCCTGAACTTGTAGATACTACGGGTATAATTGATTATGGCAGTTTGATGTATATTGCTTTGCAGCGAGCTAAGACAGCGAGAGAAGCGATTACGGTCATGACCGATCTGGTTAACGAATATGGCTATTATAGTTCAGGAGAATCTTTTTCTATTGCTGATCCTGAAGAAGTGTGGATTATGGAGATGATTGGAAAAGGACCTCAAAATCAGGGTGCTGTATGGGTTGCCGTACGCATTCCCGATGATTGCATTGCCGCACATGCCAATCAGTCTCGCATTCATAAGTTCCCGTTAGATGATAAAGAAAATTGTCTATATTCTCCTGATGTCATATCATTTGCTCGGGAACAAGGTTATTTCAATGGACTGAATAAAGATTTCAGTTTTGCCGACGCTTATGCTCCTGCAGATTTTGGAGCATTGAGAGGATGTGAAGCAAGAGTATGGAGTTTTTATAATCGGTTTAATAGTTCTATGGGTAAATATTTATCATATTTGAATGGTAAATCTAAAGAGTATTTGCCGCTTTATATAAAACCGGATAAGAAGTTATCGGTACAGGATATGAAAGATGCCATGCGTGATCATTTTGAAGGTACACCTTTTGACATGACCCAAGATGTAGGTGCAGGACCGTTTAAATGCCCTTATAGATTTCGGCCTATGACCTTTAAAGTGGATAGTGTAGAATATACTAATGAGCGAGCTGTGGCAACACAACAGACTGCTTTTACACTGGTCGCTCAGATGCGGTCGTGGTTGCCGAATGCAATCGGAGGAGTTCTATGGTTTGGGGTAGATGATACGAATACTTGTGTCTATGTGCCCTTATATGCTTGTTTAAATGAAGTTCCGGAGTGTTATAGTGAATTGAACGGGAGCATGTATGACTTATCTTGGACTTCTGCTTTTTGGATTCATAATTGGGTTGCCAATATGGCTTATTCTCGTTATGATCAGATGATAGAGGATATACGTCCCGTTCAGAAAGATATAGAAACGACATTTAATGTACAGCAGCCTGTAATAGAAAAGGTTGCTAATGATTTGTATCGTAACGATCCTGTAGCGGCAATTCGCTTTTTGAATGCTTATAGTGTAGCTCAGGCCCAACAAACGACTGTTCAGTGGAAAAAGTTAGGAGAGTTTTTATTGGTTAAATATTTAGATGGAAATAGGAAAAAAGAAAAAGGCGGGCATTTTTTAGAGAATGGGTACGGTTTGCCTGCTGATCCTGATTTTCCGGGATATTCTGAAGAGTATTATCGGGCAGTCGCTAAAGATGCTGGAGACCGGTTGAAAGTCGCTTTTTGA
- a CDS encoding tetratricopeptide repeat protein, producing MTVKEIINTQQEIYRLLAKKQIKTVFELLSELSLALQDWTVNEKLNELETSYKYMLRYMFEGIEDPEREQVYRNLISSLFTLTDKVTELLLEKESSGFYFSKKRYIQLHPEMSIQQQSDTLDSAINNLSLNSLLSDIENNTQTQIELRKQVEKAEEELVTRIWCNYPATEWDYTALREGLSPEHFPVETTCLIVSALTLNLLHRYDEQKLAILLDVYEQSTNEEIRQRALCGVLILMYIYKARIELSPYLLARIEASKENERFCKETRTIFLQLIKSRETERISRKFTEELLPEMMKISPSIYKKMKQDELMNDMNSLDKNPEWQEILEQSGIADKLKELNDLQLEGADVFMSTFSGLKSFPFFKEAANWFRPFNTEYTALTNVFTQGDKDNNFKKLISLSHFLCNSDKYSFCLSLTQVPETQRGMMTSQFNAEGIEMQNIEKDKLSLNADEAGKNISNQYLQDLYRFFKLSSFRSEFSDPFSSHIDLFQVSFLQSIFSDDNTLRLIGEFYFRKEYYADALTMFNKLLQNHRSDSELYQKIGYCLQMSGEYDKALDAYLKAEMIYPDSLWTLRRIASCYRTLKKPEAALEYYLRIEQMKPDNLSIEMNIGHCYFEQENYDEALKYYFKVDYLDPKSTKAWRAIAWCSFLAEKQEQARRYYEKILNNKPTSIDYMNAGHVEFALKNLNKTIELYRESIENDKGNAESFLNNFRQDVKYLIQAGISANDIPLLIDQLMYSLNR from the coding sequence ATGACAGTAAAAGAAATAATAAATACCCAACAAGAAATTTATCGATTGCTTGCAAAAAAACAGATAAAAACAGTATTTGAACTGTTGTCCGAATTGTCTTTGGCATTGCAAGATTGGACTGTCAACGAAAAACTGAATGAACTGGAAACGTCTTATAAATATATGCTCCGGTATATGTTCGAAGGTATCGAAGATCCTGAACGAGAACAGGTATATAGAAATTTAATTTCATCTTTATTCACTTTAACCGATAAAGTTACCGAATTACTACTCGAAAAAGAATCATCCGGTTTTTATTTTTCTAAGAAAAGATATATTCAGCTACATCCGGAGATGAGTATTCAGCAACAGTCAGACACATTAGATTCTGCCATTAACAACCTGTCTTTAAATAGTTTATTGAGTGATATAGAAAATAATACCCAGACGCAAATTGAACTCAGAAAGCAAGTAGAAAAAGCAGAAGAAGAACTTGTAACCAGAATTTGGTGCAACTATCCGGCAACCGAATGGGATTACACAGCTTTACGTGAAGGATTATCTCCAGAACATTTCCCTGTCGAAACGACTTGTTTAATCGTTTCGGCGCTTACTTTAAATCTACTGCATCGGTATGACGAACAAAAATTGGCAATTCTATTAGACGTCTATGAGCAATCGACTAATGAAGAAATACGTCAAAGAGCCTTATGTGGAGTTCTGATTCTTATGTACATATATAAAGCGAGAATAGAACTTTCGCCCTATTTGCTGGCAAGAATCGAAGCTAGCAAAGAAAACGAGCGATTTTGTAAGGAAACACGGACAATCTTTCTGCAATTAATAAAAAGCCGCGAAACTGAACGAATTTCTCGAAAATTTACAGAAGAGCTGCTTCCTGAAATGATGAAAATAAGCCCGTCTATTTATAAAAAGATGAAACAAGACGAGCTAATGAACGACATGAACTCTTTGGATAAAAATCCGGAGTGGCAGGAAATTTTAGAGCAATCAGGAATTGCCGATAAGCTTAAAGAACTGAATGATTTACAATTAGAAGGGGCTGATGTTTTTATGAGTACTTTTTCAGGACTCAAGAGTTTCCCGTTTTTTAAAGAAGCTGCTAACTGGTTTCGCCCGTTTAATACTGAATATACAGCATTGACCAACGTTTTTACCCAAGGAGATAAAGATAATAATTTCAAGAAACTCATTAGTTTATCCCACTTTTTGTGCAATTCGGACAAATATTCTTTCTGCCTCAGTCTCACACAAGTACCGGAAACCCAAAGAGGTATGATGACGTCTCAATTCAATGCCGAAGGTATAGAGATGCAAAATATAGAAAAAGACAAACTTTCTCTAAATGCAGATGAAGCTGGGAAAAACATATCAAACCAATATTTACAAGACTTATATAGATTTTTCAAACTTTCATCTTTCCGATCCGAATTTTCAGACCCATTTTCATCTCATATAGACTTATTCCAGGTTTCATTCCTGCAATCTATATTTTCGGATGACAATACATTAAGGTTGATCGGAGAATTTTATTTCCGGAAAGAATATTATGCCGATGCCCTGACAATGTTCAATAAATTACTACAAAACCATCGATCAGACAGTGAACTATATCAAAAAATAGGATATTGCCTACAAATGTCAGGAGAATATGATAAAGCTTTAGACGCATATCTGAAAGCAGAAATGATATATCCCGATAGTCTGTGGACATTAAGGCGAATTGCGTCTTGTTACAGAACATTGAAAAAACCGGAAGCTGCATTAGAATACTACTTGAGAATAGAACAAATGAAACCTGATAATTTATCGATAGAAATGAATATCGGACATTGCTATTTCGAACAAGAGAATTATGATGAAGCTTTGAAATATTATTTTAAAGTCGATTATTTAGACCCCAAAAGCACCAAAGCATGGAGGGCTATAGCATGGTGTTCTTTTTTGGCGGAAAAACAAGAACAAGCCCGGCGTTATTACGAAAAAATACTGAATAATAAACCGACCTCTATCGATTATATGAATGCTGGACATGTAGAATTTGCCCTTAAAAATCTGAATAAGACGATAGAATTATACAGAGAAAGCATAGAGAACGATAAAGGAAATGCGGAATCGTTCCTTAATAATTTCAGGCAAGATGTCAAATATTTGATACAAGCAGGCATATCTGCCAATGATATTCCGTTGCTAATCGACCAGCTCATGTATTCCTTAAACCGATAA
- a CDS encoding LTA synthase family protein, with the protein MKQRLLFLLKIYLWFIFMFMLQKPLFMLFHYNLFEKASLIDWMQVIYHGLPLDLSVASYILALPVFVALVTVWIQGLWAEWFYKGYFALIIAILSLIFISDIELYTYWGFRMDATPLFYLKSPADAMASIPFWVLVLGIIGVILYFAIFWYPLNRWFVKGSGKWKFCKHRIKSTCWFLLLLGLLFIPIRGGISVSTINVGRVYYSDNMLFNHAAINPAFSLLASLSKGQDFKQQYRFMDADKADQEFSKMTHSRVYFPENDSVRWINRERPDILLIILESFSGTAMEKLGGVPGVMPNLTRLAEEGIFFTNFYANSFRTDRGLVSILSGYPAQPTTSIMKYPVKSQSLPAISKSLRKEGYDIQFLYGGDADFTNMRSYFISSGFQSIVSDKDFPVSDLLSKWGANDGTTFIRFSELIQNQQKHPFMKVFLTLSSHEPFDVPYHHFDDPYLNSVAYTDSCLGAFVDRFRQTPQWNNTLIILVPDHAMRYPAGVQEPDIVRHHIPMVWCGGVVNGSKVINDYGSQIDIAATLLGQMNIDYSDFKFSKNIADTTQYKFAYYTFKDGFGYLDSDAKVIYDNEAGKAVFSEGDTTGSKENAGKAFLQKLYDDLGSR; encoded by the coding sequence ATGAAACAGCGATTGCTCTTTTTACTCAAAATATATTTGTGGTTTATCTTCATGTTTATGTTGCAAAAGCCACTATTTATGCTTTTCCATTATAATTTATTCGAAAAAGCCTCTCTTATAGACTGGATGCAAGTTATATACCACGGTCTTCCTCTCGATCTTTCGGTTGCAAGCTATATTTTGGCATTGCCGGTATTCGTGGCTTTAGTAACAGTATGGATACAAGGATTATGGGCAGAATGGTTTTATAAAGGATATTTTGCATTGATTATAGCGATTTTATCTCTCATTTTTATTTCCGATATAGAATTATATACTTATTGGGGATTTAGGATGGATGCAACTCCATTGTTTTATTTGAAGTCTCCTGCCGATGCTATGGCGAGTATTCCGTTTTGGGTTTTGGTTTTAGGAATTATAGGTGTCATTTTATATTTTGCGATTTTTTGGTATCCTTTGAATCGCTGGTTTGTGAAAGGTTCTGGGAAATGGAAATTCTGTAAACATCGTATCAAATCGACATGTTGGTTTTTATTGTTACTCGGTTTGCTGTTTATCCCGATCCGAGGAGGTATTTCGGTTTCTACAATTAATGTAGGAAGGGTATATTACAGTGATAATATGTTGTTTAATCATGCAGCAATAAACCCGGCTTTCAGTTTGTTGGCATCTTTGTCTAAAGGACAAGATTTTAAACAGCAGTATCGTTTTATGGATGCAGATAAAGCAGATCAAGAATTTTCAAAGATGACACATAGTCGAGTTTATTTCCCTGAAAATGACTCTGTTCGATGGATTAATCGTGAGCGTCCGGATATTTTACTAATCATATTGGAAAGTTTTTCCGGCACCGCAATGGAGAAATTGGGTGGAGTTCCGGGAGTAATGCCGAATCTTACCCGTTTGGCAGAAGAAGGAATATTTTTTACAAACTTTTATGCGAATAGCTTTAGAACTGATAGAGGACTTGTCTCGATTTTAAGCGGATATCCTGCGCAGCCGACAACATCTATTATGAAATATCCCGTCAAATCTCAATCTTTGCCTGCCATATCTAAATCATTGCGGAAAGAGGGATATGACATTCAATTCCTTTATGGAGGAGATGCGGATTTTACCAATATGCGTTCTTATTTTATTTCTTCAGGATTTCAAAGCATTGTCTCTGACAAAGATTTCCCGGTTAGTGATTTATTATCTAAATGGGGGGCAAATGACGGCACGACTTTTATTCGTTTCAGTGAATTGATACAAAATCAACAGAAGCATCCTTTTATGAAGGTATTTTTGACACTAAGCAGTCATGAACCTTTTGATGTCCCGTATCATCATTTTGATGATCCTTATCTTAATTCGGTGGCTTATACCGATAGTTGCTTGGGTGCATTTGTCGATCGATTCCGTCAAACTCCCCAATGGAATAATACTTTGATTATTTTAGTGCCTGATCACGCTATGCGATATCCTGCCGGAGTTCAAGAGCCTGATATTGTCCGTCATCACATTCCTATGGTTTGGTGTGGAGGAGTGGTAAATGGCTCTAAAGTGATAAATGATTATGGTTCTCAGATCGATATTGCCGCCACTCTTTTAGGACAAATGAATATAGATTATTCAGATTTTAAGTTCAGCAAAAATATTGCCGATACTACTCAATACAAATTTGCTTATTATACCTTCAAGGACGGATTCGGATATCTGGATTCTGATGCTAAAGTCATATATGATAATGAAGCGGGGAAGGCCGTTTTTTCAGAAGGAGATACTACCGGGAGTAAAGAGAACGCAGGTAAGGCATTTCTACAAAAGTTATATGATGATTTAGGTAGCCGATAA
- a CDS encoding M3 family metallopeptidase codes for MKRKFIFIVFLTITLYMTQAANPFFGKFKTPRETAPFDKIKITDYEPAFQEGIRQHQKEVDAIVNQRSTPTFENTIEALERSGNLLNKVSTIFFAVSEAEGNDEMMAISQRISPILSEHGNNINLNEKLFERVKFVYDKKGELDLSPEQMALLNDTYESMVRKGANLKGENREKYRKLTTELNQLTLTFGQNLLKATNSFEMLLTKPEELDGLPQSAIDAAALMAQNKGKKGFLFDLSYPSYGPFMQYSARRDLREKMYRAYNSRCQTGKFDNTQIVKRIAEVRMEISKLMGKENYAEYTLERRMAKNSRNVYNLLNQLLEAYKPEALQEVREVKGFAIGMEGKNFDLMPWDWSYYSDKLKNAKYDLNDEMLKPYFELNRVKKGVFGLATRLYGLKFKKNNKIPVYHPEVEAFEVFDANNKYVGVLYTDFHPRATKRGGAWMTEYKGQWKDENGKDSRPHITIVMNFTRPTADKPALLTYGEVETFLHEFGHSLHGLLANSTYASLSGTNVFRDFVELPSQIMENWLSEKEFLDTFASHYETGKKMPAKLIEKIKKSRQYNAAYLCLRQLSFGFLDMAWYTQTDSIENVIEFEQKAMAPTQLLPIVDGTGMSNQFGHIFSGGYAAGYYGYKWAEVLDADAFSLFKEKGIFNREIAESFRKNILEKGGTEDPMELYKRFRGHEPSIKALMQRDGILNE; via the coding sequence ATGAAAAGAAAATTTATATTTATAGTTTTTCTAACAATAACTTTATATATGACTCAAGCTGCAAATCCTTTTTTCGGGAAGTTTAAAACACCCCGAGAAACCGCACCATTCGACAAGATAAAAATAACAGATTACGAACCGGCATTTCAAGAAGGTATTCGTCAACATCAAAAAGAAGTAGATGCAATTGTCAATCAGCGTTCTACACCTACATTTGAGAACACAATAGAGGCATTAGAACGATCAGGAAATTTACTGAACAAAGTATCAACCATATTCTTCGCTGTTTCCGAAGCCGAAGGCAACGATGAGATGATGGCTATTTCTCAAAGAATCTCGCCTATCCTTTCAGAACACGGCAACAATATCAATCTGAACGAAAAATTATTCGAACGGGTCAAATTCGTTTACGACAAAAAAGGAGAATTGGATTTATCTCCCGAACAAATGGCTCTATTGAACGATACTTATGAAAGCATGGTACGCAAAGGCGCTAACCTGAAAGGCGAAAATCGGGAAAAATACCGTAAACTTACAACCGAGCTAAATCAATTAACTTTGACATTCGGACAAAATCTGCTTAAAGCGACAAACAGTTTCGAAATGCTATTGACTAAGCCTGAAGAATTGGACGGGCTTCCTCAAAGTGCGATAGATGCAGCGGCATTAATGGCTCAAAACAAAGGGAAAAAAGGATTTCTTTTCGACCTTTCTTATCCGAGCTATGGCCCGTTTATGCAATATTCGGCACGTCGGGATTTGAGAGAAAAAATGTATCGGGCATATAACTCTCGCTGCCAGACCGGAAAGTTCGACAATACACAAATCGTAAAACGTATTGCTGAAGTCAGGATGGAAATCTCCAAATTGATGGGAAAAGAGAATTATGCAGAGTATACATTGGAACGCCGTATGGCAAAAAACAGCCGAAATGTATATAACTTGCTAAATCAGTTATTAGAAGCATACAAACCTGAAGCTTTACAAGAAGTTAGAGAAGTAAAAGGTTTTGCAATCGGTATGGAAGGTAAAAACTTCGATCTGATGCCATGGGACTGGTCTTATTACTCAGATAAATTAAAAAATGCCAAATACGATCTTAACGATGAAATGCTGAAACCTTATTTCGAATTGAATCGAGTAAAAAAAGGTGTATTCGGTTTAGCAACACGTTTATACGGTCTCAAATTTAAGAAGAACAATAAAATTCCCGTATATCATCCAGAAGTAGAAGCTTTTGAAGTTTTTGATGCAAATAATAAATATGTAGGCGTATTATACACAGATTTTCATCCTCGAGCAACCAAAAGAGGCGGTGCATGGATGACCGAATATAAAGGACAATGGAAAGATGAGAATGGAAAAGACAGTCGCCCCCATATTACTATCGTTATGAATTTCACTCGTCCGACAGCTGACAAACCGGCATTATTGACTTATGGGGAGGTCGAAACCTTTTTGCATGAATTCGGTCATTCTCTACACGGTTTATTGGCAAACTCAACTTATGCATCTCTTTCCGGAACAAATGTATTTCGTGACTTTGTAGAACTGCCTTCTCAGATTATGGAAAACTGGCTTTCCGAAAAAGAGTTTCTCGATACATTTGCCTCCCATTATGAAACAGGGAAAAAAATGCCGGCAAAACTAATCGAAAAGATAAAAAAATCAAGACAATATAATGCGGCTTATCTCTGTTTGCGTCAATTATCTTTCGGATTTCTCGATATGGCTTGGTACACACAAACCGATTCCATCGAAAACGTTATTGAATTTGAACAAAAGGCAATGGCTCCGACCCAATTATTACCAATTGTCGACGGAACCGGAATGAGCAATCAATTCGGACATATTTTTTCAGGAGGCTATGCTGCCGGATATTACGGATATAAATGGGCTGAAGTTCTTGATGCAGATGCATTTTCTTTATTTAAAGAAAAAGGTATCTTCAATCGAGAAATTGCCGAATCCTTTAGAAAAAATATTCTCGAAAAAGGAGGTACAGAAGATCCGATGGAATTGTATAAACGTTTTCGCGGACATGAACCTTCTATAAAAGCATTGATGCAACGCGATGGTATTCTCAACGAATAA
- a CDS encoding phospho-sugar mutase encodes MENETLLKEVTAKAQTWLGDGYDEATKAEVRRMLDNDDKTELIESFYKDLEFGTGGLRGIMGAGTNRMNIYTVGAATQGLSNYLKKEFADLSEIKVVIGHDCRNNSRLFAEISADIFSANGIKVYLFESLRPTPEMSFAIRALGCQSGIILTASHNPKEYNGYKAYWNDGAQMISPHDKNTIAEVNKIRSIADIKFKGNPALIEIIGEEVDKLFLDKIKTLSLSPDAIERHKDMKIVYTPIHGTGVKLVPASLKNFGFTNIIHVPEQDVVSGDFPTVVSPNPEEPAALDMAIRKGIEVDADIVMASDPDADRIGIAVKNDKGEFVLVNGNQIVMILLNYLMTKYKELGRLTGNEYIVKTIVTTELIKTIADRNNITCYDCYTGFKWIASVIRELEGKKKYIGGGEESYGFLAEDFARDKDAVSAISLMAEVAAWAKDNGKTVYEMLQDIYLTYGFSKEKGISVVRKGKSGAEEIEAMMKNFRNNPMTEIAGSKVILTKDFSPLVANDLVENEKYTLDMPTTSNVLQYFTEDGTKVSIRPSGTEPKIKFYIEVKGELKSREDYDKVNELANQKIEAVKVSLGI; translated from the coding sequence ATGGAAAATGAGACCTTATTGAAAGAAGTAACTGCAAAAGCACAGACTTGGCTGGGAGACGGTTATGATGAAGCCACTAAAGCCGAAGTGAGAAGGATGCTTGACAATGATGATAAGACAGAGCTGATAGAGTCGTTTTATAAAGATTTGGAATTCGGTACTGGTGGACTGCGTGGGATAATGGGAGCTGGAACAAACCGGATGAATATATATACGGTAGGTGCTGCGACACAGGGATTATCCAATTATTTAAAAAAAGAATTTGCCGATTTATCTGAAATAAAAGTCGTAATCGGACATGATTGTCGTAATAATAGTCGTTTGTTTGCAGAGATTTCTGCAGATATTTTTTCTGCCAACGGAATCAAGGTATACCTTTTTGAATCATTAAGACCTACTCCCGAGATGTCTTTTGCCATAAGAGCATTAGGATGCCAAAGCGGTATTATCCTGACAGCATCTCACAATCCCAAAGAATACAACGGATACAAGGCATACTGGAATGATGGCGCTCAAATGATCTCGCCGCACGATAAGAATACGATTGCTGAAGTAAATAAGATACGTTCTATTGCCGATATCAAGTTTAAAGGAAATCCCGCTTTGATCGAAATAATCGGAGAAGAGGTAGATAAGCTTTTCCTTGATAAAATTAAAACTTTGTCGTTGAGTCCTGATGCTATCGAACGGCATAAAGATATGAAAATTGTTTATACGCCTATACACGGTACAGGTGTAAAATTAGTTCCGGCATCATTGAAAAATTTTGGATTTACGAATATCATTCACGTTCCGGAACAAGATGTTGTCAGCGGGGATTTTCCGACAGTAGTTTCTCCAAATCCCGAAGAGCCGGCAGCTTTGGATATGGCTATACGTAAAGGTATCGAAGTGGATGCCGATATCGTTATGGCTTCAGATCCTGATGCCGATCGTATTGGTATAGCAGTAAAGAATGATAAAGGGGAATTTGTTCTTGTAAATGGAAATCAGATTGTTATGATTTTACTTAATTATTTGATGACCAAATATAAAGAGTTAGGCAGACTTACAGGAAACGAATATATCGTGAAAACTATCGTGACGACTGAGTTGATAAAAACAATTGCTGATCGTAATAATATCACTTGCTATGATTGTTATACCGGGTTTAAATGGATTGCATCTGTAATCCGTGAGTTGGAAGGAAAGAAGAAATATATCGGTGGAGGAGAGGAAAGCTACGGCTTTTTGGCTGAGGATTTTGCTCGGGATAAAGATGCTGTATCTGCAATTTCTTTGATGGCGGAGGTTGCAGCTTGGGCAAAAGATAATGGCAAGACTGTATATGAAATGTTACAAGATATTTATTTGACTTACGGTTTCTCTAAAGAAAAAGGTATTTCTGTAGTTCGTAAGGGAAAATCGGGGGCTGAAGAAATCGAAGCGATGATGAAGAATTTCAGGAATAATCCGATGACGGAGATTGCCGGTTCGAAAGTTATTCTTACAAAAGACTTTTCTCCTTTAGTTGCTAATGATTTGGTGGAGAATGAAAAGTATACTTTAGATATGCCGACTACATCGAATGTGTTACAGTATTTTACAGAAGATGGGACTAAAGTTTCTATACGTCCTTCAGGAACAGAGCCTAAAATAAAATTCTATATAGAAGTAAAAGGTGAATTGAAATCTCGTGAAGATTATGATAAAGTCAATGAATTAGCAAATCAGAAAATAGAAGCCGTAAAAGTTTCTCTTGGAATTTGA
- a CDS encoding helix-turn-helix domain-containing protein, with protein MKHISVPKIDLSSVKNYNTIDLIDTDFAILDNINNIPLFDYPSIIETTVFALCLKGNCKITINLNEYNICPNDMILLMPNQIVMLCEKSDDVSGLFIVVSKNFSNEILPSTEDMLSVFFYAKESPKTTLNPNEIKCLKEYHSFLRNKVKETENIYRKEIIRILLKSLFYEIANITKKKIPEKSIRKSRKTEVFESFLKTVATHYKQQRSVTFYADKLYLTPKYLSCVIKEISGKSAGEWIDEQVILAAKALLKSSNMTIQEISVELNFANQSFFGKYFKQHTGISPKAYRKI; from the coding sequence ATGAAACATATATCAGTTCCTAAAATAGATTTATCATCCGTAAAAAACTACAACACGATCGATCTGATAGATACAGACTTCGCCATACTGGATAACATCAATAATATTCCGCTGTTTGACTATCCTTCGATCATCGAAACAACAGTTTTCGCACTTTGCCTGAAAGGAAATTGTAAAATAACAATCAATCTGAATGAATATAATATATGCCCGAACGATATGATCTTGCTTATGCCAAATCAGATCGTCATGTTATGCGAGAAAAGCGATGATGTTTCGGGATTATTTATAGTCGTGTCAAAAAATTTCAGTAACGAGATTCTTCCCAGCACAGAAGATATGCTATCTGTATTTTTTTACGCAAAAGAATCCCCTAAAACTACACTTAACCCGAATGAAATAAAATGTTTAAAAGAATATCATTCTTTTTTGCGAAACAAGGTAAAGGAAACAGAGAATATTTATCGCAAAGAAATCATACGCATATTATTGAAATCCTTATTTTATGAAATTGCCAATATTACCAAGAAAAAAATTCCAGAGAAATCGATACGAAAATCTAGAAAAACGGAGGTATTCGAATCTTTTTTAAAAACAGTCGCCACGCATTATAAACAACAACGCTCTGTAACCTTTTATGCCGACAAACTATATTTGACTCCTAAATACCTTTCTTGTGTAATTAAAGAGATAAGCGGAAAATCTGCTGGAGAGTGGATCGATGAACAAGTTATTTTGGCCGCTAAAGCATTGCTTAAATCAAGTAACATGACAATTCAGGAAATTTCAGTAGAACTAAATTTTGCCAATCAATCTTTTTTCGGGAAATATTTTAAACAACATACTGGTATTTCTCCCAAAGCTTATCGAAAGATATAA